The Humulus lupulus chromosome 4, drHumLupu1.1, whole genome shotgun sequence genome has a window encoding:
- the LOC133832460 gene encoding uncharacterized protein LOC133832460 gives MTCLKNTTYSLLMNGRVQGSFKGEKGLRQGDPMSSLLFVLIMEYLTRGLQLAAHDSTFRFHPMCKSLKLLNLCFADDFILFCKGTLSAVRVFKVALEDFSAAIGLSINTSKSHIFFGGVNATDKRIIDREIQLSEGTFPLNYLGDPMRPTKWKHEDFLFGLRNYWMSIFVLPRSVVKEVEKLCHEFLWGITGNRSKIHIVSWQKEKHDLLWVKWINSIYLKGSNFWNYKLKPDCNWNRRKLCHMRGKFSLAEVNVACITGRFMASKLYNSTLRQQPVGYHQVVWCKLSIPKHRFLLWQVVNSQLLTRDNMLRFCITIDCLLCPVCGSHNESHTHLFFECCLSKKIIDLIFAWMGFRAWPGEFISWTVWIASRRPGIISSITDMIWLLLYITFGGTETDVFLMGLLGQLTV, from the exons ATGACATGCCTGAAAAACACAACTTACTCCTTGCTTATGAATGGTAGGGTTCAAGGTAGTTTCAAGGGAGAGAAAGGGCTGCGTCAAGGTGATCCTATGTCTTCGCTTTTGTTTGTTCTAATCATGGAGTATCTTACTCGGGGTCTCCAACTGGCAGCTCATGATTCCACTTTCAGATTTCACCCCATGTGTAAAAGTCTTAAACTCCTTAATCTTTGCTTTGCtgatgattttattttattttgcaagGGGACTCTTTCTGCTGTTAGAGTGTTCAAAGTAGCTCTTGAGGATTTTAGTGCTGCAATAGGGCTCTCTATTAATACTAGTAAATCACACATCTTTTTTGGAGGAGTTAATGCAACAGATAAAAGGATTATAGATCGTGAGATTCAACTCTCTGAAGGGACATTTCCTCTTAATTATCTAGGGGATCCTATGCGGCCAACTAAGTGGAAACATGAAGACT TTTTATTTGGGCTTCGTAATTACTGGATGAGCATCTTTGTGCTTCCCCGAAGTGTTGTTAAGGAAGTGGAAAAACTTTGCCATGAATTTCTCTGGGGAATAACTGGAAATAGAAGCAAGATCCATATTGTTTCTTGGCAGAAG GAGAAGCATGATTTACTGTGGGTCAAATGGATTAACTCAATATACTTGAAAGGCTCTAATTTCTGGAACTACAAGTTGAAGCCTGATTGCAACTGGAATCGGAGGAAGCTTTGTCATATGAGGGGAAAATTTAGCTTAGCTGAGGTGAATGTTGCTTGTATAACAGGGAGGTTTATGGCTTCTAAACTCTATAATAGTACCTTGAGGCAACAGCCGGTGGGATATCATCAAGTTGTTTGGTGTAAGCTTTCTATTCCTAAGCATCGTTTCTTACTTTGGCAAGTGGTTAACTCTCAGCTTCTCACTAGAGACAACATGCTCAGGTTTTGTATTACTATTGACTGTTTGTTATGTCCTGTTTGTGGTTCCCATAATGAGAGTCACACTCATCTTTTCTTTGAGTGTTGTCTTTCTAAGAAGATAATTGATTTAATCTTTGCTTGGATGGGGTTTAGAGCTTGGCCTGGTGAGTTTATTAGTTGGACAGTTTGGATTGCAAGTAGAAGACCTGGAATCATCTCCTCTATTACCGATATGATTTGGCTGTTGTTATATATTACATTTGGAGGAACCGAAACAGATGTATTTTTGATGGGTTTACTAGGACAGCTGACTGTATAG